In Oncorhynchus nerka isolate Pitt River linkage group LG21, Oner_Uvic_2.0, whole genome shotgun sequence, the following are encoded in one genomic region:
- the LOC115104269 gene encoding ran GTPase-activating protein 1-like isoform X1: MATDAVAQLADSLAKTQVTEGELSYKGQGRKFDNAQSVEEMVKEIQEFKGLQALRLEGNTYGVEAAQAIAKALETKSEFKYCYWSDMFTGRLRSEIPPALNSLGAALMTAGARLTVLDLSDNAFGPDGVKGIEKLLKSTACHTLQELRLNNCGMGIGGGKILAAALTECYKQSSAQGTPLGLKVFIAGRNRLENDGATALAQAFQLMGSLEEVHVPQNGINHPGVTALATAMQHNPQLRVLNLNDNTFTKKGAIAMAQALKHLRSVQVINFGDCLVRSEGAIAIAEAITEGLPILKELNLSFGEITGEAALLVAQSVEGKATLEKLDLNGNCLGEEGCDALREVMDGLNMGDLLGSLSDDEGEPEEEDDEDEEEDDYEEEEEDDDVEEEDSSVNQVSSPLSVPRPPDASSFLCFPSPDKLLKLGTKRALLFEQQVDVADAGKTAEAFLKISSVYNEEDKDVKSAVLDSIDAILRKAFASPSFQGYNFISSLLVMLGLLKSEDKVKPVRVVPGHLQALEYVVRQDYFPQDHIAVLEAFMSRHVQALESCSSARNILKSTLEQVRPEN; encoded by the exons ATGGCGACAGATGCTGTTGCACAGTTGGCCGACTCTCTGGCCAAAACTCAGGTGACTGAGGGAGAGTTGAGTTATAAAGGCCAAGGACGCAAATTCGACAATGCACAATCTG TGGAAGAGATGGTGAAAGAGATCCAGGAGTTCAAGGGGTTGCAAGCGCTCAGGCTGGAGGGGAACACTTATGGGGTGGAGGCAGCACAGGCCATCGCTAAAGCCCTGGAGACAAAGAGTGAATTTAAG tactGTTACTGGAGTGACATGTTTACTGGGCGACTGCGTTCTGAGATACCTCCAGCCCTG AACTCCCTGGGTGCGGCCCTGATGACAGCAGGCGCCAGACTGACCGTGCTGGACCTTAGTGACAATGCCTTTGGACCAGACGGGGTGAAGGGCATCGAGAAGTTGCTCAAGAGCACTGCCTGTCACACACTGCAGGAACTGAGGCTCAACAACTGCGGCATGGGCATTGGTGGAGGCAAG ATCTTAGCTGCAGCGTTGACGGAGTGCTATAAGCAGTCCAGTGCACAGGGCACCCCCCTCGGGCTGAAGGTGTTCATCGCAGGCAGAAACCGTCTGGAGAACGATGGGGCCACTGCCCTCGCCCAGGCCTTCCAG CTGATGGGTAGTCTGGAGGAGGTGCACGTGCCCCAGAATGGGATCAACCACCCTGGAGTGACTGCTCTGGCCACTGCCATGCAACACAACCCCCAGCTCCGGGTCCTCAACCTCAACGACAACACCTTCACCAAGAAAGGAGCTATCGCCATGGCACAG GCTCTGAAACATTTGCGTAGTGTCCAGGTGATAAACTTTGGAGACTGTCTGGTGCGTTCCGAGGGGGCTATAGCCATCGCAGAGGCAATCACTGAGGGGCTTCCCATCCTCAAG GAGCTGAATCTGTCATTCGGGGAGATCACAGGAGAAGCTGCACTGCTGGTGGCACAATCAGTCGAGGGCAAAGCCACACTGGAGAAACTGGACCTAAATG GTAACTGCCTGGGGGAGGAGGGCTGTGATGCTCTCAGAGAGGTAATGGATGGCCTGAACATGGGAGACCTGCTGGGATCACTCAG CGACGATGAAGGGGAGccggaggaggaggatgatgaagatgaggaggaggatgactatgaggaggaggaggaggatgatgatgtggAGGAAGAAGACAGCAGTGTGAATCAGGTTTCCTCCCCTCTGTCAGTGCCCCGACCCCCAGATGCCTCCTCCTTCCTCTGCTTCCCATCCCCCGACAAGCTACTTAAACTGGGCACCAAGAGGGCCCTGCTCTTTGAACAGCAG GTAGATGTGGCGGATGCTGGTAAGACAGCGGAGGCATTCCTGAAAATCTCCTCTGTGTACAATGAGGAAGATAAAGATGTTAAGAGTGCTGTCCTAGACAGTATTG ATGCAATTCTTAGGAAAGCCTTCGCAAGCCCCTCCTTCCAAGGTTACAACTTTATATCATCGCTGTTAGTAATGCTGGGACTCCTCAAG AGTGAGGACAAGGTGAAGCCGGTGCGTGTGGTACCTGGGCATTTGCAGGCCCTGGAGTATGTTGTGCGTCAGGACTACTTCCCCCAGGACCACATTGCCGTGCTGGAGGCCTTCATGTCCCG ACACGTCCAGGCCCTGGAGTCGTGCAGCAGCGCCAGGAACATCCTCAAGTCCACGCTGGAGCAGGTCAGGCCTGAAAACTGA
- the LOC115104269 gene encoding ran GTPase-activating protein 1-like isoform X2 → MATDAVAQLADSLAKTQVTEGELSYKGQGRKFDNAQSVEEMVKEIQEFKGLQALRLEGNTYGVEAAQAIAKALETKSEFKYCYWSDMFTGRLRSEIPPALNSLGAALMTAGARLTVLDLSDNAFGPDGVKGIEKLLKSTACHTLQELRLNNCGMGIGGGKILAAALTECYKQSSAQGTPLGLKVFIAGRNRLENDGATALAQAFQLMGSLEEVHVPQNGINHPGVTALATAMQHNPQLRVLNLNDNTFTKKGAIAMAQALKHLRSVQVINFGDCLVRSEGAIAIAEAITEGLPILKELNLSFGEITGEAALLVAQSVEGKATLEKLDLNGNCLGEEGCDALREVMDGLNMGDLLGSLSDDEGEPEEEDDEDEEEDDYEEEEEDDDVEEEDSSVNQVSSPLSVPRPPDASSFLCFPSPDKLLKLGTKRALLFEQQVDVADAGKTAEAFLKISSVYNEEDKDVKSAVLDSIDAILRKAFASPSFQGYNFISSLLVMLGLLKSEDKVKPVRVVPGHLQALEYVVRQDYFPQDHIAVLEAFMSR, encoded by the exons ATGGCGACAGATGCTGTTGCACAGTTGGCCGACTCTCTGGCCAAAACTCAGGTGACTGAGGGAGAGTTGAGTTATAAAGGCCAAGGACGCAAATTCGACAATGCACAATCTG TGGAAGAGATGGTGAAAGAGATCCAGGAGTTCAAGGGGTTGCAAGCGCTCAGGCTGGAGGGGAACACTTATGGGGTGGAGGCAGCACAGGCCATCGCTAAAGCCCTGGAGACAAAGAGTGAATTTAAG tactGTTACTGGAGTGACATGTTTACTGGGCGACTGCGTTCTGAGATACCTCCAGCCCTG AACTCCCTGGGTGCGGCCCTGATGACAGCAGGCGCCAGACTGACCGTGCTGGACCTTAGTGACAATGCCTTTGGACCAGACGGGGTGAAGGGCATCGAGAAGTTGCTCAAGAGCACTGCCTGTCACACACTGCAGGAACTGAGGCTCAACAACTGCGGCATGGGCATTGGTGGAGGCAAG ATCTTAGCTGCAGCGTTGACGGAGTGCTATAAGCAGTCCAGTGCACAGGGCACCCCCCTCGGGCTGAAGGTGTTCATCGCAGGCAGAAACCGTCTGGAGAACGATGGGGCCACTGCCCTCGCCCAGGCCTTCCAG CTGATGGGTAGTCTGGAGGAGGTGCACGTGCCCCAGAATGGGATCAACCACCCTGGAGTGACTGCTCTGGCCACTGCCATGCAACACAACCCCCAGCTCCGGGTCCTCAACCTCAACGACAACACCTTCACCAAGAAAGGAGCTATCGCCATGGCACAG GCTCTGAAACATTTGCGTAGTGTCCAGGTGATAAACTTTGGAGACTGTCTGGTGCGTTCCGAGGGGGCTATAGCCATCGCAGAGGCAATCACTGAGGGGCTTCCCATCCTCAAG GAGCTGAATCTGTCATTCGGGGAGATCACAGGAGAAGCTGCACTGCTGGTGGCACAATCAGTCGAGGGCAAAGCCACACTGGAGAAACTGGACCTAAATG GTAACTGCCTGGGGGAGGAGGGCTGTGATGCTCTCAGAGAGGTAATGGATGGCCTGAACATGGGAGACCTGCTGGGATCACTCAG CGACGATGAAGGGGAGccggaggaggaggatgatgaagatgaggaggaggatgactatgaggaggaggaggaggatgatgatgtggAGGAAGAAGACAGCAGTGTGAATCAGGTTTCCTCCCCTCTGTCAGTGCCCCGACCCCCAGATGCCTCCTCCTTCCTCTGCTTCCCATCCCCCGACAAGCTACTTAAACTGGGCACCAAGAGGGCCCTGCTCTTTGAACAGCAG GTAGATGTGGCGGATGCTGGTAAGACAGCGGAGGCATTCCTGAAAATCTCCTCTGTGTACAATGAGGAAGATAAAGATGTTAAGAGTGCTGTCCTAGACAGTATTG ATGCAATTCTTAGGAAAGCCTTCGCAAGCCCCTCCTTCCAAGGTTACAACTTTATATCATCGCTGTTAGTAATGCTGGGACTCCTCAAG AGTGAGGACAAGGTGAAGCCGGTGCGTGTGGTACCTGGGCATTTGCAGGCCCTGGAGTATGTTGTGCGTCAGGACTACTTCCCCCAGGACCACATTGCCGTGCTGGAGGCCTTCATGTCCCGGTAA